One window of the Archangium primigenium genome contains the following:
- a CDS encoding Uma2 family endonuclease, with protein sequence MGQRKKPATYEDIEALPVGWVGELLEDELVAAPRPALGHARVCSMLGTQLGGPFDLGQGGPGGWWLFFEPEIHLGRDVLVPDLAGWRRERLPGPPAPSTPFMTVAPDWVCEVLSPSTQAVDRERKLPRYHREGVGHVWLVEPLTRTLDVLRWGAGGWSSVATHQGPGTVHAEPFQAVALQLAALWL encoded by the coding sequence ATGGGCCAGCGCAAGAAGCCGGCGACCTACGAGGACATCGAGGCGCTGCCGGTGGGGTGGGTGGGAGAACTCCTGGAGGACGAGCTGGTGGCCGCGCCCAGGCCCGCGCTCGGCCACGCGCGGGTGTGCTCCATGCTGGGCACGCAGCTCGGGGGTCCTTTCGATCTGGGACAGGGCGGGCCGGGCGGTTGGTGGCTCTTCTTCGAGCCGGAGATCCACCTGGGCCGTGACGTCCTGGTGCCGGACCTGGCGGGCTGGCGCCGCGAGCGATTGCCCGGGCCCCCGGCTCCCAGCACCCCCTTCATGACCGTGGCACCCGACTGGGTGTGCGAGGTGCTCTCCCCCTCCACGCAGGCCGTGGATCGCGAGCGCAAGCTCCCGCGCTACCACCGCGAGGGCGTGGGCCACGTCTGGCTCGTGGAGCCCCTCACCCGTACCCTGGACGTGCTGCGCTGGGGGGCCGGAGGTTGGTCGAGCGTGGCCACCCACCAAGGCCCGGGCACGGTGCATGCCGAGCCCTTCCAGGCCGTGGCGCTCCAGCTCGCCGCCCTCTGGCTTTGA
- a CDS encoding SGNH/GDSL hydrolase family protein, with protein MKTLSRLSLATALVCLTACERPSVEEFLPPSPAQSQTPLEGFDPLPRGFEWALAERFPVDRDGDGVRDFREDIAYVRPQSFDVTLEGCPASDPGYTYQWHVQGERSSFDTWQVSYLDRGCRVPAVFPGQGAYRVTLTVSSPSASRQYTQKVTIKDWLIVGLGDSFGSGEGNPDLPGDYPNDVPARWADARCHRSFKAPSALVAQRLETSDPHTSVTYVSLACSGANISRDGLKLNHPNPYQSWMGTLLEPDSSAGPILHLGSGLLGDYVGIEPAAPRLPAQVDRLKELVGGRRIDAMLLSAGGNDAGFGDVLTHCTITSTCSGVNDSDGDRLRAFVGRRFDELPGRYRALGDRLAQLFPSSPVYLTEYPDLSRDAAGVTCEQIMHNVGPVDGIRRSQGEPQWIQAHFLAPLNQQMRDSVLEQQNASRPWHYVGGVEDAFRTHGMCAGDQRWFRVPPEARDLQGPKDDTQNTKGMAHPNEEGLRQYARLIRASLTRRFGEHPYYPDGTLLREPSGGIYVTQGFGRFWVPDNAELQGLLARLGSSAASIVQLTAEQMAEVPFTPRDGTFLHLPSGLVQVVYGGAAFDVPNPEELSRLLGLLGVDDSAVGPVPSGTTHHLRPVPRDGTVLQEGDFVGYMHRGALVHVTDPRQLHELGIDPEHVRPLPTGGLLHLPSPPSTSSGAPLRLSPRDNTFVQHGQGISLVLGGTPFLVPDMGEFDALRGALGDPGAPAHLLPGAPSLLLPDRARDNLLLKELHNDAVYILQSGSAYSIATPAHLTQLREQLPIEDRAVHLIPTGALGPLTTRVPRNHSLLREADASEVYLLLGGVKYHMHTETEMLRVGVDPARVRLVPPGGLARYPTGPDTRLVGFIDSIQGSGEVLGWGLDLDAASNPLQIRFYADGPENQGVLLGEVTTTLPRQDVNDHFRALEAMGTHGFSFTLPASYRDGRPHVLHAYVMDAQRRVQLPRPLPPQTFQLF; from the coding sequence ATGAAAACGTTGTCGCGCCTGTCCCTGGCCACGGCGCTCGTCTGTCTCACGGCCTGCGAGCGGCCCTCCGTCGAGGAATTCCTCCCGCCGTCTCCGGCTCAATCCCAGACCCCACTCGAGGGCTTCGACCCCTTGCCGCGGGGCTTCGAGTGGGCCCTCGCGGAGCGCTTCCCCGTCGACCGGGATGGCGATGGCGTGCGCGACTTCCGCGAGGACATCGCCTATGTCAGGCCCCAGTCCTTCGACGTCACCCTGGAGGGCTGCCCGGCCTCCGATCCCGGCTATACCTATCAATGGCACGTCCAGGGCGAGCGCTCCTCCTTCGACACCTGGCAGGTGAGCTACCTGGACCGCGGCTGCCGCGTGCCCGCGGTGTTTCCTGGCCAGGGCGCCTACCGCGTCACCCTCACCGTCAGCTCGCCGTCGGCGTCACGGCAATACACGCAGAAGGTCACGATCAAGGACTGGCTCATCGTCGGCCTGGGCGACTCCTTCGGCTCGGGCGAGGGCAATCCCGATCTGCCCGGTGACTACCCGAACGACGTGCCCGCCAGGTGGGCGGACGCACGGTGTCACCGTTCCTTCAAAGCCCCCTCCGCCCTCGTGGCCCAGCGGCTCGAGACGTCCGACCCCCACACCTCCGTCACCTACGTCTCCCTGGCCTGCTCGGGCGCCAACATCAGCCGCGACGGCCTGAAGCTCAACCACCCCAACCCCTACCAGTCGTGGATGGGAACCCTCCTCGAGCCCGACTCCTCGGCCGGCCCCATCCTCCACCTGGGCTCGGGCCTCCTGGGCGACTACGTGGGGATCGAGCCCGCCGCCCCGCGGCTGCCCGCCCAGGTGGACCGGCTCAAGGAGCTCGTCGGCGGCCGACGCATCGACGCGATGTTGCTCAGCGCGGGCGGCAATGACGCGGGCTTCGGCGACGTGCTCACGCACTGCACCATCACCTCCACGTGCAGTGGGGTGAACGACTCGGACGGCGATCGTCTGCGCGCCTTCGTCGGCCGGCGCTTCGACGAGCTGCCCGGCCGCTACCGCGCCCTCGGCGACAGGCTCGCCCAGCTCTTTCCCTCCTCGCCCGTCTACCTCACCGAGTACCCCGACCTCTCGCGGGACGCGGCGGGCGTGACCTGCGAGCAGATCATGCACAACGTCGGGCCAGTGGACGGCATCCGCAGGTCCCAGGGCGAGCCCCAGTGGATCCAGGCCCACTTCCTGGCGCCGCTCAATCAGCAGATGCGCGACTCGGTGCTCGAGCAGCAGAACGCGTCCCGGCCCTGGCACTACGTGGGCGGCGTCGAGGACGCGTTCCGCACCCATGGCATGTGCGCGGGAGACCAGCGGTGGTTCCGCGTCCCGCCCGAGGCCCGAGACCTCCAGGGGCCCAAGGACGACACGCAGAACACCAAGGGCATGGCCCACCCCAACGAGGAGGGCCTCCGACAGTACGCACGCCTCATCCGCGCCAGCCTCACCCGGCGCTTTGGCGAGCACCCCTACTACCCGGATGGCACGCTGCTGCGCGAGCCCTCGGGCGGCATCTACGTCACCCAGGGCTTCGGCCGCTTCTGGGTGCCCGACAACGCCGAGTTGCAGGGCCTGCTGGCCCGCCTGGGCTCGAGCGCCGCGAGCATCGTGCAGCTCACGGCCGAGCAGATGGCCGAGGTGCCCTTCACGCCCCGCGACGGCACCTTCCTCCACCTGCCCTCGGGCCTCGTCCAGGTCGTCTACGGCGGCGCCGCCTTCGATGTGCCCAACCCCGAGGAGCTCTCGCGGCTGCTCGGCCTGCTGGGCGTGGACGACTCGGCGGTGGGCCCCGTGCCCAGCGGCACCACGCACCACCTGCGCCCCGTGCCCCGCGATGGCACGGTGCTCCAGGAGGGGGACTTCGTCGGGTACATGCACCGCGGCGCGCTCGTCCACGTGACCGACCCGCGGCAGCTGCACGAGCTGGGGATCGACCCGGAGCACGTGCGCCCCCTGCCCACGGGCGGCCTGCTGCACCTGCCCTCCCCGCCCTCCACGAGCTCCGGCGCGCCCCTGCGGCTGTCCCCCCGGGACAACACCTTCGTGCAGCATGGCCAGGGCATCTCCCTGGTGCTCGGGGGCACGCCCTTCCTCGTGCCCGACATGGGCGAGTTCGACGCGCTGCGCGGCGCCCTGGGAGACCCGGGGGCCCCCGCCCACCTGCTGCCTGGCGCCCCCAGCCTCCTGCTCCCCGACCGCGCCCGGGACAACCTCCTGCTGAAGGAGCTCCACAACGACGCCGTGTACATCCTCCAGAGCGGTAGCGCCTACTCCATCGCCACCCCGGCGCACCTCACTCAGTTGCGCGAGCAGCTGCCCATCGAGGACCGCGCGGTGCACCTCATCCCCACGGGCGCGCTGGGTCCCCTGACCACCCGGGTGCCCCGCAACCACTCGCTGCTGCGGGAGGCGGATGCCTCGGAGGTGTACCTGCTGCTCGGCGGCGTGAAGTACCACATGCACACGGAGACGGAGATGCTGCGCGTGGGCGTGGACCCCGCGCGCGTGCGCCTGGTGCCGCCCGGCGGCCTCGCGCGCTACCCCACCGGGCCCGACACGCGCCTGGTGGGCTTCATCGACAGCATCCAGGGCTCGGGCGAGGTCCTCGGCTGGGGGCTCGACCTGGACGCCGCGAGCAACCCCCTGCAAATCCGCTTCTACGCGGATGGTCCGGAGAACCAAGGCGTCCTGCTCGGCGAGGTGACCACCACGCTCCCGCGGCAGGACGTCAATGACCACTTCCGCGCCCTCGAGGCGATGGGGACGCACGGCTTCTCCTTCACCCTGCCCGCGAGCTACCGCGACGGCCGCCCGCATGTGCTCCATGCCTACGTGATGGATGCCCAACGGCGGGTGCAGTTGCCGCGGCCGCTGCCGCCCCAGACCTTCCAGCTCTTCTGA
- a CDS encoding VOC family protein, with amino-acid sequence MKTTNPLTTLYVRDLERALPWYRSLFARAFDQAPMPGCREWTTSPGATVQVIANPERAGSCALALVIQDLEPTLAQLRAQHIEPESLKEIPGFIRYALLRDPDGNEVTLVESQPGS; translated from the coding sequence GTGAAGACCACCAACCCCCTCACCACCCTGTACGTGCGTGACCTGGAGCGGGCCCTGCCCTGGTATCGCTCGCTGTTCGCCCGCGCCTTCGATCAGGCGCCCATGCCGGGCTGCCGGGAGTGGACCACCAGTCCCGGCGCCACCGTGCAGGTCATCGCGAATCCCGAGCGCGCGGGGTCGTGCGCGCTCGCCCTCGTCATCCAGGACCTCGAGCCGACGCTCGCCCAGCTCCGCGCCCAGCACATCGAGCCCGAGTCCCTGAAGGAGATTCCCGGCTTCATCCGCTATGCCCTCCTGCGCGATCCGGATGGCAACGAGGTCACCCTGGTCGAGTCCCAGCCCGGCTCATGA
- a CDS encoding GFA family protein: MSETVKRFTGGCLCGALRYEAEGEPLYTGYCYCADCRKASGSGCIPFMGFSSRAVRFTGEPRQFWSKNYKGKDAVRNFCPTCGSLVFGGEVGQDDSHTLYAGTLDSPALFQPTMAIFLRDRAPWAPLPPGLEHCDTMPE, encoded by the coding sequence ATGAGCGAAACGGTGAAGCGGTTCACGGGGGGCTGTCTCTGCGGGGCCTTGCGCTACGAGGCCGAGGGCGAGCCCCTGTACACGGGCTACTGCTACTGCGCGGACTGCCGCAAGGCGTCCGGCTCGGGGTGCATCCCCTTCATGGGCTTCTCCAGCCGCGCGGTGCGCTTCACGGGCGAGCCCCGGCAGTTCTGGAGCAAGAACTACAAGGGCAAGGACGCCGTGCGCAACTTCTGCCCCACCTGCGGCAGCCTCGTCTTCGGGGGCGAGGTCGGCCAGGACGACAGCCACACCCTCTACGCGGGCACCCTGGACTCGCCCGCCCTCTTCCAGCCCACCATGGCCATCTTCCTGCGCGACCGCGCCCCCTGGGCCCCCCTGCCCCCGGGCCTCGAGCACTGCGACACCATGCCGGAGTGA
- a CDS encoding C1q-like domain-containing protein, translating into MGWVGVALLWSASVGSAHAEEPRVEVPDYKTVDSALSRTLATPSCPANGIVAFTAVGSGHVSQGAATLLGYSGAYSNVGGAWTPGGGTFIAPCAGLYVFTVSLVNDPYYNGGTNDDVYSCLTQNGESKGCAMAGQTRDGDRMTGTHTVALVLEPGDYVQSFASSDGSYKRNILRYEFTGFLVKSIGTPNP; encoded by the coding sequence ATGGGATGGGTTGGTGTCGCGCTGTTGTGGAGCGCCTCGGTGGGGAGCGCGCACGCGGAGGAGCCGCGAGTCGAGGTGCCCGATTACAAGACCGTGGACTCCGCGCTGTCCCGGACCCTCGCGACGCCCTCCTGTCCCGCCAATGGAATCGTGGCGTTCACCGCGGTGGGCAGTGGTCACGTGTCCCAGGGCGCCGCCACGCTCCTGGGCTATTCCGGTGCCTACTCGAATGTGGGCGGCGCTTGGACACCCGGAGGCGGAACGTTCATCGCGCCGTGCGCCGGGCTTTACGTCTTCACTGTGTCGTTGGTGAACGACCCGTACTACAACGGGGGCACGAACGACGATGTGTATTCATGTCTCACCCAGAATGGCGAGAGCAAGGGCTGCGCCATGGCGGGACAGACCCGTGATGGCGATCGGATGACGGGAACGCATACGGTGGCGCTGGTCCTGGAGCCAGGGGATTACGTCCAGTCCTTCGCGTCGAGCGATGGTTCGTACAAGCGCAACATCCTCAGGTATGAGTTCACGGGCTTCCTGGTGAAGTCCATCGGCACGCCGAATCCGTGA
- a CDS encoding head protein, which translates to MSSTGELALRAQDLLGRLREEPRVPEEREQLLIAMDALRFLAASGQVHDFAAYRQSLEDEAPPLVVATFETRHAADAWLKHHPHPPHQAYVLVSGEYHVVMDLPELQHRRLVSHPVLEFYLADRVRAGLPPPAATFRTHEEAQAWLDAQPDPPRQVVIQIAGQEHLAVYHYRVGVRAVYALPRSEGLPP; encoded by the coding sequence ATGAGCAGCACCGGAGAACTCGCCTTGCGTGCCCAGGACCTGCTCGGCCGGTTGCGCGAGGAGCCGCGCGTTCCCGAGGAGCGGGAGCAGTTGCTCATCGCCATGGATGCCCTGCGATTCCTCGCCGCGTCGGGTCAGGTGCATGACTTCGCGGCCTATCGCCAGAGCCTGGAGGACGAGGCCCCGCCGCTCGTCGTCGCCACCTTCGAGACGCGGCACGCCGCGGACGCCTGGTTGAAGCACCACCCCCACCCGCCTCACCAGGCCTACGTCCTGGTCTCCGGCGAGTATCACGTCGTCATGGACCTGCCCGAGCTCCAGCACCGCCGGTTGGTGTCCCATCCCGTGCTGGAGTTCTACCTCGCCGACCGGGTGCGCGCGGGCCTTCCTCCTCCCGCCGCCACGTTCCGAACCCACGAGGAGGCCCAAGCTTGGCTCGACGCCCAGCCCGACCCCCCTCGACAGGTCGTCATCCAGATCGCGGGCCAGGAGCACCTCGCCGTCTACCATTACCGGGTGGGCGTCCGCGCCGTGTATGCCCTGCCCAGGTCCGAAGGACTTCCGCCATGA
- a CDS encoding aldo/keto reductase, with the protein MAEQRGEMPYRTLGRTGEKVSAIGLGGWHIGLPHVDEKLGVRLVRAAIDRGITFMDNCWDYHEGLSELRMGRALQDGYRDKVFLMTKLDGRTKKEALRQLEHSLERLRTDHIDLVQHHEVLRYEDPDRIFAEDGAHAALVEAQKAGKVRYLGFTGHKDPRIHLHMLEVAREHGVRFDAVQMPLNLMDAHFRSFSKLVVPELVREGIGVLAMKTLANGTLLRSKTVTPIECLHYALHLPTSVVITGIDSEAILDQAFEAVRTFQPFSDEAWAALLAKTRAAAARGAYEPFKTSSVYDGTATHPEWLGEEPEELQALVPA; encoded by the coding sequence ATGGCGGAGCAGCGCGGGGAGATGCCCTACCGGACCCTGGGCCGGACGGGCGAGAAGGTCTCGGCGATTGGACTCGGGGGCTGGCACATCGGCCTGCCGCACGTGGACGAGAAGCTGGGCGTGCGGCTCGTGCGCGCGGCCATCGACCGCGGCATCACCTTCATGGACAACTGCTGGGACTACCACGAGGGCCTGAGCGAGCTGCGCATGGGCCGGGCGCTCCAGGACGGCTACCGCGACAAGGTCTTCCTGATGACCAAGCTCGACGGGCGCACCAAGAAGGAAGCGCTGCGGCAACTGGAGCACTCGCTGGAGCGGCTGCGCACGGACCACATCGACCTGGTGCAGCACCACGAGGTGCTGCGCTACGAGGATCCGGATCGCATCTTCGCCGAGGACGGGGCCCACGCGGCGCTCGTCGAGGCGCAGAAGGCGGGCAAGGTGCGCTACCTGGGCTTCACCGGGCACAAGGATCCGCGCATCCACCTGCACATGCTGGAGGTGGCGCGCGAGCACGGCGTGCGCTTCGACGCGGTGCAGATGCCGCTCAACCTCATGGACGCGCACTTCCGCAGCTTCTCGAAGCTCGTGGTGCCGGAGCTCGTGCGCGAGGGCATCGGCGTGCTCGCCATGAAGACGCTGGCCAACGGCACGCTCTTGCGCAGCAAGACCGTGACGCCCATCGAGTGCCTGCACTACGCCTTGCACCTGCCCACCTCGGTGGTCATCACCGGCATCGACAGCGAGGCCATCCTGGACCAGGCCTTCGAGGCGGTGCGCACCTTCCAGCCCTTCTCGGACGAGGCGTGGGCGGCGCTGCTCGCCAAGACGCGCGCCGCCGCGGCCCGGGGCGCGTACGAGCCCTTCAAGACGTCCTCCGTCTATGACGGCACCGCCACCCACCCCGAGTGGCTCGGCGAGGAGCCCGAGGAGCTCCAGGCGCTCGTGCCGGCCTGA
- a CDS encoding TIGR02265 family protein yields MNVSIEERTVLAEQELAQQLAWLSPQDTLRGMFFRSVQEALLALRGEAALEVCLEACGGVRDFVDFFAYPARDFVRMLGRAATLMAEGDCSSEDMMRMLGYLGTAVFLKSPVGRAMDVLSSGTPRRVLENLPMAYQVLTPMAGPLTVTWLSPTRARVTFTRALLPSAYLEGLLEALLKKAGARGVRVACQRLGPLSSEHDLTWSVS; encoded by the coding sequence ATGAATGTCAGCATCGAAGAGCGCACGGTCCTGGCGGAACAGGAGCTGGCTCAACAACTCGCGTGGCTGTCGCCCCAGGACACGCTGCGGGGGATGTTCTTCCGCAGTGTGCAGGAGGCGCTGCTGGCGCTCAGGGGCGAGGCGGCCCTGGAAGTGTGCCTGGAGGCGTGCGGTGGGGTGCGCGACTTCGTGGACTTCTTCGCCTACCCGGCGCGCGACTTCGTGCGCATGCTCGGCCGCGCGGCGACGCTCATGGCGGAGGGGGACTGCTCCTCCGAGGACATGATGCGGATGCTGGGCTACCTGGGCACGGCGGTGTTCCTCAAGAGCCCGGTGGGCCGCGCCATGGACGTGCTCAGCTCGGGCACGCCCCGGCGGGTGCTGGAGAACCTGCCCATGGCCTACCAGGTGCTCACGCCCATGGCGGGGCCGCTCACGGTGACGTGGCTGTCGCCCACGCGCGCGCGCGTCACCTTCACGCGGGCTCTCTTGCCCAGCGCCTACCTCGAGGGCCTCCTGGAGGCGCTGCTCAAGAAGGCGGGGGCGCGCGGGGTGCGCGTGGCCTGCCAGCGCCTGGGGCCCCTGTCGAGCGAGCACGACCTGACCTGGTCGGTGTCCTGA
- a CDS encoding NmrA family NAD(P)-binding protein produces MTDTTVVLAGGTGDLGGRIAQALVNRGAAVRALVRPGSRVGELQGPGITRVEVDFADGDALARACAGAGCVVSALSGLHEVIVEAQGRLLDAAVRAGVPRFIPSDYSIDYTRLPPGSNRNLALRREFKARLDAAPLRVTSILNGAFADLLTGQAPLILFKLRRVLYWENPDQRMDFTTQDDVAAFTAAAAMDPDTPRVLRIAGMSVSARDLAAVMEAVTGQRHGLVRAGSLRRLTWLIRVARRLAPRPGALYPPWQGMQYLHGMFSGDGKLEPLDNGRYPELRWTGAREVLAAPRS; encoded by the coding sequence ATGACGGACACGACGGTGGTGCTGGCGGGGGGAACGGGGGACCTGGGGGGGAGAATCGCCCAGGCGCTGGTGAATCGGGGGGCCGCCGTGAGGGCCCTCGTGCGCCCCGGCTCCCGGGTGGGCGAGCTCCAGGGCCCCGGCATCACCCGCGTGGAGGTGGACTTCGCGGACGGGGACGCGCTCGCGCGGGCCTGCGCGGGCGCGGGGTGCGTCGTGTCCGCGCTGAGCGGCCTGCACGAGGTCATCGTCGAGGCGCAGGGGCGGCTGCTCGACGCGGCGGTGCGCGCGGGCGTGCCGCGCTTCATCCCCTCGGACTATTCCATCGACTACACCCGGCTGCCCCCGGGCTCCAACCGCAACCTGGCGCTGCGCCGCGAGTTCAAGGCACGGCTGGACGCGGCGCCCCTCCGGGTCACGTCCATTCTCAATGGCGCGTTCGCGGACCTGCTCACGGGCCAGGCGCCGCTCATCCTCTTCAAGCTCCGGCGGGTGCTGTACTGGGAGAACCCGGACCAGCGCATGGACTTCACCACCCAGGACGACGTGGCGGCCTTCACCGCGGCGGCGGCGATGGATCCGGACACGCCGCGCGTCTTGCGCATCGCGGGCATGTCGGTGAGCGCGCGCGACCTGGCGGCGGTGATGGAGGCGGTGACGGGGCAGCGCCATGGCCTCGTGCGCGCGGGGAGCCTGCGCCGGCTCACGTGGCTCATCCGGGTGGCGCGCCGCCTCGCGCCGCGGCCCGGCGCGCTCTACCCGCCGTGGCAGGGCATGCAGTACCTGCACGGCATGTTCAGCGGGGACGGCAAGCTCGAGCCGCTGGACAATGGCCGCTACCCGGAGCTGCGCTGGACGGGGGCCCGCGAGGTGCTGGCGGCGCCGCGCTCATGA
- a CDS encoding PAS domain S-box protein — MDSVQARCDGRYRRWGSRLLLLGVFLPLRDWRLTLLGGLGAWSLARVPPPARVSRAHLSGIVLGALEAIIAVDEAQRITLFNAGAERIFGYSAAEALGQPLQVLIPPAFRERHRSLVQAFAASERMAQDMGPRRDVPGLRKNGEVFFAEASVVKSFERRSRWLTVVLRDVTERRHAEAALRHSEEFFRTSFENAPIGMALVDLGGAFLQVNASFCALVGYTRRELLRTRTFQELTHPDDLEAELRQIRRLLGGEVTRYQLEKRYLHARGHEVPAQLTCSLVHDSQGQPLYFVGHVEDISERKRLERAWRLLADAGPRLSDSLEPRATLTTVTGLAVPDLADVCVVEVLGEDGRVVLRDGRAASEARSRRMGEWFAQRAREPARRGRLTDEVLRTGQPVLRAELADGALEAVADDGPHLELLRHWAPHALLAVPLRARGRIEGVMLFLLTERGRRYGPGELALAEELAHRAALALANAFLHERSEQAIHSRDEVLRVVAHDLRAPLQVIALGVERLRRDAALPAAGRGVLDMLRRSVARAHRLIEDLLDVARMEAGRLSMARTPRDTAPLLREVAELHRALALERSIQLTVEPVAEAAWILADGERVLQIFSNLLGNALKFTPAGGHVRVRAEPEDATMVRFAVSDTGLGIAKEDMPRLFEPFWQARRGDKQGAGLGLSIVRGLVQAHGGRLWVESAPGQGSTFFFTLPRVAPAGSHPPGSRPAP, encoded by the coding sequence GTGGATTCCGTCCAGGCTCGATGCGATGGCCGCTACCGCCGCTGGGGGAGCCGACTGCTCCTGTTGGGCGTCTTCCTGCCCCTGCGGGACTGGCGGCTCACGTTGCTCGGGGGCCTCGGGGCCTGGTCGCTCGCCCGGGTCCCCCCCCCGGCCCGGGTCTCCCGGGCACACCTCTCGGGCATCGTCCTGGGGGCCCTGGAGGCCATCATCGCCGTCGACGAGGCGCAGCGCATCACCCTCTTCAACGCGGGCGCGGAGCGCATCTTCGGCTACTCGGCGGCCGAGGCCCTGGGCCAGCCGCTGCAGGTGCTCATTCCCCCGGCGTTTCGCGAGCGCCACCGGAGCCTGGTCCAGGCGTTCGCGGCCAGCGAGCGCATGGCCCAGGACATGGGCCCCCGGCGCGACGTGCCGGGTCTGCGCAAGAACGGCGAGGTGTTCTTCGCGGAGGCCTCGGTGGTGAAGTCCTTCGAGAGGCGGTCGCGCTGGCTCACCGTGGTGCTGCGCGACGTCACCGAGCGCCGGCATGCCGAGGCGGCGCTGCGCCACAGCGAGGAGTTCTTCCGGACCTCGTTCGAGAACGCGCCCATCGGCATGGCCCTGGTGGACCTGGGCGGGGCGTTCTTGCAGGTGAACGCCTCCTTCTGCGCGCTCGTGGGGTACACGCGGCGCGAGCTCTTGCGCACCCGGACCTTCCAGGAGCTCACCCATCCGGACGACCTGGAGGCGGAGCTGCGCCAGATCCGCCGGCTCCTCGGGGGCGAGGTGACGCGCTACCAGTTGGAGAAGCGCTACCTCCATGCCCGGGGCCACGAGGTGCCCGCGCAGCTCACGTGCTCGCTCGTGCACGACTCCCAGGGCCAGCCGCTCTACTTCGTGGGGCACGTCGAGGACATCTCCGAGCGCAAGCGCCTGGAGCGCGCCTGGCGTCTGCTGGCCGACGCGGGGCCGCGGCTGTCGGACTCGCTCGAGCCCCGGGCCACGCTCACCACCGTGACGGGGCTGGCGGTGCCGGACCTGGCGGACGTGTGTGTGGTGGAGGTGCTCGGGGAGGACGGGCGGGTGGTGCTGCGCGACGGGCGGGCGGCCTCCGAGGCGCGCTCCCGGCGGATGGGGGAGTGGTTCGCCCAGCGGGCCCGGGAGCCCGCGCGGCGCGGCCGGCTCACCGACGAGGTGCTGCGCACGGGCCAGCCGGTGCTGCGGGCCGAGCTGGCCGACGGGGCGCTCGAGGCCGTGGCGGATGACGGGCCGCACCTGGAGCTGTTGCGGCATTGGGCGCCGCACGCGCTGCTGGCCGTGCCGCTGCGGGCGCGCGGGCGCATCGAGGGGGTGATGCTCTTCCTGCTGACGGAGCGCGGGCGCCGCTATGGCCCGGGCGAGCTCGCGCTGGCCGAGGAGCTGGCGCACCGGGCCGCGCTCGCCCTCGCCAACGCCTTCCTGCATGAGCGCTCCGAGCAGGCCATCCACTCGCGGGACGAGGTGCTGCGGGTGGTGGCGCACGACCTGCGCGCGCCCCTGCAGGTCATCGCCCTGGGGGTGGAGCGGCTGCGGCGTGACGCCGCCCTTCCCGCCGCGGGCCGGGGGGTGCTCGACATGCTGCGCCGGTCCGTGGCGCGCGCCCACCGGCTGATCGAGGACTTGCTGGACGTGGCGCGCATGGAGGCGGGGCGGCTGTCCATGGCGCGGACGCCCCGGGACACGGCGCCGCTCCTGCGCGAGGTGGCCGAGCTGCACCGGGCGCTCGCGCTGGAGCGCTCCATCCAGCTCACGGTGGAGCCCGTGGCGGAGGCGGCGTGGATCCTCGCGGATGGGGAGCGGGTGCTGCAGATCTTCTCCAACCTGCTGGGCAACGCGCTCAAGTTCACCCCCGCGGGCGGACACGTCCGGGTGCGCGCGGAGCCCGAGGACGCCACCATGGTGCGCTTCGCCGTGAGCGACACGGGGCTGGGCATCGCGAAGGAGGACATGCCCCGCCTCTTCGAGCCCTTCTGGCAGGCGCGGCGGGGGGACAAGCAGGGGGCGGGCCTGGGGCTCAGCATCGTGCGGGGCCTGGTGCAGGCGCACGGCGGGCGGCTCTGGGTGGAGAGCGCGCCGGGCCAGGGCAGCACCTTCTTCTTCACGCTGCCCCGGGTGGCGCCCGCCGGCAGCCACCCCCCGGGCTCGCGGCCAGCGCCCTAA